CGGCTCGACGATGCGCAACGTGAATTCAGCAAGCTGCTCCAATACTCCAACCATCTTCTGCTCTTCAGCGAGGACGTGGAATCGGCTACCGGCAGCCAATGGGGCAATTTCCCGCAGGCTTATAGCCACGTAGGCCTCATGAATGCCGCCTATCGCATCGCCATGAAACTCGATAAGCCCATCTTCATTTAGGGATTTATCTATTTTGATATTTAGATATTTTATTGGTGATTTATTAGCTGTATTTTTATATATAAATTTTAAATCATAACAAAACACCAATAAAATATCTAAATACCAAAATCGCTACACATCCAACTGAACTGTTTTCAGCGTGCGCAGTAAATGCCTTACTTCATGATGGCTGCGGAGATAATATTGTGCGGCTGATACCTGACTTCCCACTTTAATGGTGATCGCCTTCGGCGGCAGGGCTTTAAAAATATCTTCATCAGTTACGTCGTCCCCCATCGCCATAATAAAATCATACTTCTTGTGGTTCAACCAGCTCAGCGCCGCCTTACCTTTATTGATCTCAACATTCTTTACTTCAATCACCTTGTCACCGGGCAATACCTGTAAACCCTTTTCCACAGTATAGTATCGCAGGGTGTTCATGAGTTCATTGGCACGCTGTTCACCCAGACCGGATTCCACTTTACGATAGTGCCACACCAGCGAATAACTTTTCTCTTCTATAAAAGATCCGGGGGTGCGGTCTGTGGCCAGCTCCAACATGGGAAATATTTCCTGTTTCCATTTGTCAGTAAGTCCCGGAAGCTGATACCACTCTCCTTCTTTTGTCTTCTGCCACGCTCCATGTTCCGCGATCAGGTCAAGCGGTAAGTGGCCAAACCACTCTCCCAGTGTTTCATGTTTCCTGCCGCTGATCATCACAAGGTCATTGCCCGGGAAACTGGCAAGCTCTCTTAACAGCTGATAAAGGTCCGGGTCCGGCGCCGCCATATCTATATTGGTCTGAAAACCTACCAGGGTGCCATCATAGTCCAGGAAAATGATACGTCTTTTGGATTGCCTGTACTGCTGCCGTATCATCACTGCTGTTTCCTGATTTACCCGGCGGGCCAACATGTTCTGTTGCATCTGGTTCACCTCCTCCAAACGGGTCATAAACAATTTCACCCAGTGGTTGATGTTGAATTTAGATACCAGCTGCCGCATCTGTTTCATGCGCCGCTGTTGTTCGGGCAAAGGCATATTCAATGCGTCCACAATAGCCCGGGTAATAGCCCCGATATTATTGGGGTTAACGATGATAGCGTCAATCAGCTCTTTAGACGCACCGGCCATTTCGCTGAGAATCAATACACCGTCATTATCATTGCGACTGGCCACATACTCCTTGCTGACGAGGTTCATCCCGTCCCGCATAGGCGTTACCAGACAGATATCTGCATAATTATAAAGGGCCGACAGCACCTCTACCGGGAAGGAACGATAAAAATATTGCACCGGATGCCAGCTAAGCGTACGGAATCGTGCGTTGATATTCCCTACCAGTTTATCAATTTCATCCCGCAGCTCTTTGTATTGCGGAACAGTGTCTCTGGATGGCACTACGATCATATACAAGACAACTTTACCGACATACTCCGGATGCAGCTGGAGCAGCAGCTCAAAGGCCTGCAGGCGTTGCAGGATGCCCTTACTGTAATCCAGCCGGTCGATAGAAAGTACCATTCTCTCCTGCTGAAAATTCTCTTTCAGGTTTTGCAGCTGGTGTTTTACCTCAGGATCTTGCCCGAGATGGGAGAATTTATTGAAGTCGATTCCCATCGGAAATGTTTCCACAACGGTAATCCTGTCATTATAGGAAACGATGTTCGCGCTGGTATTCACCGGCATAATACGGCTGGCGGCATTAAGGAAGTGGCGGGTGTCATCGAACGTATGAAATCCCATCAGATCAGCTCCCAGCATCCCTTCTATCAGCTCCGCACGCCACGGGATCAGGCGGAACAACTCATACGAAGGGAAAGGAATATGGTTGAAAAAGCCGATGGACATTTCCGGCATTTCTGCCCGCAGCATACCTGGCAGCAGCAGTAGCTGATAATCATGTATCCAGATGATATCGCCTTGCTCGGCCACCTGCAGCACGATATCGCGGAATTTTTTGTTCACCTGGTAATAAGCGTCCCAGTAGCCCTGGTCATAGCGGGCATAAACCGCCATGTAATGGAATACGGGCCATAGCGTTTCATTGGAGAACCCTTCGTAGAAATTATTGATTTCTTCCTGTGTGAGAAAAACGGGCATCAGGTTCATTTGCCTGAGCTGTTTGGTGATTTTCTCCTGTTGTTTCGGATCACTGATTTCCTGTCCGGGCCATCCCAGCCAGATGTTATTCCCTTCCCTGTAAATAGATCCCAAACCGGTAGCCAATCCACCTTCACTGGCCTGCAGTGTAAACTCACCGTCTTTCTCTGTAATTTTTACCGGTAGCCTGTTCGATACAATAATAGTCTTTCTCATAGTCAGTTTATATCTCTAATTATCAATTACGTGATCTGTGTGCAGCAACAAAAACAAATAGCACACCCAAAAGAGCGGAACCGATACATTTAAATAAATATAATGCTGCTAAAGCGGCTGTGGTTCATCAACAGGGCATATCCGGAGTGGGATAGCGGGTTTTCCTGCAAAGGGTGATCTTCGCAATATAATGGTTTTCAAGGGCAAAAGGAAGGGAAATATCTCCCCTTCCTGCGAAATACTTGCTACGCAGGGGTTTCAACACATATAAAAATAAAGGGTATTTATTGGCCGAGCAGTTGGTCCATCATCTCCATTCCAATGACGGCATCTTCCACAGAAGAGGGATTAGCGCCTTGCCCGCGGAAATACTGCACTACTTCGGCTATCAGCGGCGCCTGGACATGGGCAGGCGTGTCGAAACGGAAAGATTCGGTCCCGGCCGCCGTCTCCAGCGTGGCCACGTCGAAATTCCGGAAGAAATGAAAGCGGATGGTCCCGGCATCTCCGGTAATGGTACAATTGTCCTCCTCCCGGCCGGCAGGCGCTGCGAAATTCCAGCTGCCGTTAAAAAGCACTTCCCCGGGAAACAGTATCTGCCCGCTAACCTGGTCGGCTATACGTGGATCTGCTCCGACACTGATACCGCTGATCTTTAACGGTCGTCCGAAATAATATAGGAGGATATCCAGCTGATGCGGGGCGAGGTCGTGAAAGTGGCCGCCGCCTGACAAGGCAGGGTCCAGGCGCCATCCGGCGTTCTCCCTGGGGGCCGCTTTCCACAGGCGCAGGTCCACATGCAGCACCCGGCCGATACGCCCTTCCGCCAGCCACTGCTTCACTGCCACAAATGCAGGCAGCCGACGACGGTAATGCGCCACACAGGCACGAACACCACCCGCATTGACGGCTGCAGCTATACGGCGGGCTGCTGACAGGTCAACGCCGACCGGCTTTTCAATATATACCGGCAGGCCCCGCGCTATGGCGGCGAGGGCATATGCTTCATGGCTGCCTGGCGGCGTAGCGATATAGACCGCGTTCACATCCGGGTCCTGCAACAGCTCATTGGCATCGTCATAGTAACGGTCTACCTGGTGACGCCGCGCATAGTCCTGCGCCAGCTCCCGGTTGCGGCGCATAACGGCGGTTACGTCACTGCTGGCAGCCAGCCGGAAGCCGGGGCCGCTCTTTACTTCTGTTACATTACCGCAGCCAATGATGCCCCAGTTGATCCTGTCCATAGTTTCCTGATTAAGCAGACAAAATACAAATTACTTCTTTAACGTCATCAGCACTACCCCTGCAATGACAACAGCAGCTGATACGCCCACCATGCTGTCGATCACTTCGTTGCCGATGGCCCAGCCCAGGAACATCGCTACGACCGGGTTCACATAAGCATAGGTGGCGGTGAGACGGGGCGGCGCATTCCTGGTAAGCCAGCTGTAAGAGGTATAACCAACCAGTGATCCGATCATAACAAGATAAATATAAGCCAGCCAGCTACGTTGGGACATTCCCGGTAGTGTGTCCCATGCCCCGGGCTCCAGTAATCCGCTGGCCAGTAATGAAAACACTCCACCTGCCAGCATCTGAATAGCGGTACTGGTCATCTGGGCAGGCATCGGCAGCCGTTGTACGAACAGGGAACCGGTCGCCCAGCAAATATTGCCCGCCACTACCACAAGAATGGGCCACAAAGGAAAACTGCGGGTGGCATGTGCTGCCGAGAACGGGTTAAACAACAGGAACAGCCCCAGGAACCCCAGCACAATCCCTACTGTAGTCAGCAACGACGGGCGTTTCCTGCTAAAGAAGGCCCAGTCCAGTC
This window of the Chitinophaga varians genome carries:
- a CDS encoding bifunctional alpha,alpha-trehalose-phosphate synthase (UDP-forming)/trehalose-phosphatase, with the translated sequence MRKTIIVSNRLPVKITEKDGEFTLQASEGGLATGLGSIYREGNNIWLGWPGQEISDPKQQEKITKQLRQMNLMPVFLTQEEINNFYEGFSNETLWPVFHYMAVYARYDQGYWDAYYQVNKKFRDIVLQVAEQGDIIWIHDYQLLLLPGMLRAEMPEMSIGFFNHIPFPSYELFRLIPWRAELIEGMLGADLMGFHTFDDTRHFLNAASRIMPVNTSANIVSYNDRITVVETFPMGIDFNKFSHLGQDPEVKHQLQNLKENFQQERMVLSIDRLDYSKGILQRLQAFELLLQLHPEYVGKVVLYMIVVPSRDTVPQYKELRDEIDKLVGNINARFRTLSWHPVQYFYRSFPVEVLSALYNYADICLVTPMRDGMNLVSKEYVASRNDNDGVLILSEMAGASKELIDAIIVNPNNIGAITRAIVDALNMPLPEQQRRMKQMRQLVSKFNINHWVKLFMTRLEEVNQMQQNMLARRVNQETAVMIRQQYRQSKRRIIFLDYDGTLVGFQTNIDMAAPDPDLYQLLRELASFPGNDLVMISGRKHETLGEWFGHLPLDLIAEHGAWQKTKEGEWYQLPGLTDKWKQEIFPMLELATDRTPGSFIEEKSYSLVWHYRKVESGLGEQRANELMNTLRYYTVEKGLQVLPGDKVIEVKNVEINKGKAALSWLNHKKYDFIMAMGDDVTDEDIFKALPPKAITIKVGSQVSAAQYYLRSHHEVRHLLRTLKTVQLDV
- a CDS encoding Gfo/Idh/MocA family protein; its protein translation is MDRINWGIIGCGNVTEVKSGPGFRLAASSDVTAVMRRNRELAQDYARRHQVDRYYDDANELLQDPDVNAVYIATPPGSHEAYALAAIARGLPVYIEKPVGVDLSAARRIAAAVNAGGVRACVAHYRRRLPAFVAVKQWLAEGRIGRVLHVDLRLWKAAPRENAGWRLDPALSGGGHFHDLAPHQLDILLYYFGRPLKISGISVGADPRIADQVSGQILFPGEVLFNGSWNFAAPAGREEDNCTITGDAGTIRFHFFRNFDVATLETAAGTESFRFDTPAHVQAPLIAEVVQYFRGQGANPSSVEDAVIGMEMMDQLLGQ
- a CDS encoding EamA family transporter, which gives rise to MTASIKPASSGSKTFLYLLAVYVIWGSTYLGMKIATETVPPFLLSALRFFAAGGILLIIGYLKERSIPTKRQLLSAIFVGVLLIGIGNTTVALAVHYMPSGLVALIVAAMPAWFMGLDWAFFSRKRPSLLTTVGIVLGFLGLFLLFNPFSAAHATRSFPLWPILVVVAGNICWATGSLFVQRLPMPAQMTSTAIQMLAGGVFSLLASGLLEPGAWDTLPGMSQRSWLAYIYLVMIGSLVGYTSYSWLTRNAPPRLTATYAYVNPVVAMFLGWAIGNEVIDSMVGVSAAVVIAGVVLMTLKK